From a region of the Seleniivibrio woodruffii genome:
- a CDS encoding metallophosphoesterase family protein: MLNRRRFLKLSATALAAASAGCLSGKLPAEKKLPESKLPSENAWRFGIIADTQWEADDNGFNPASCAVEILNAVYAEFIKHNVEFAFHMGDMTDDGKDPFAVYNRATEKYDVYGPADAMGIVARYTQQLYNRGIGFFPLRGNHENSEICALEFRNFFPQTQNGIHNSTEAQRAAYAVFNPDAKRLPDIKRTSKPFSMGTNFSSPSDDLKGFSYSFDHKNVRFVIPDIFTLPDGTKRTIRSQQDWITDRLKTRETEHAIVLTHKGLLTQRNRDCIFGAETSKTTPGQDEFITSLSQNGVRYLICGHDHMYDRSHVYTHDGGSAKVTQIIAGSDSSKFYIPRVPSNDETYSEGRRQKLISQELFAISYIIVTVDGEHVTFDYYSSPCYTGDTIVNTPYLNFSRQDTFGYSLNGRNFLVPYGAEYSVTELTSAGGTTAKILGGINGNEGKDLSGRRFNVEVCTGFYPKDGATAGDILTLTGMDYTLGSGFTDIFTLSMTYDSGSPVLAGLNEKGQWQNAVDFSSGGVGQFIRGAWKPEYPLGTYGIDTSSKTVWAVINTNGFFAPVNF, from the coding sequence ATGCTCAACAGACGCAGATTCTTAAAACTATCAGCCACAGCTCTCGCCGCCGCATCAGCGGGATGCCTCTCCGGCAAACTGCCTGCTGAAAAAAAACTGCCGGAATCGAAACTCCCGTCAGAGAATGCGTGGCGGTTCGGCATAATCGCCGACACCCAGTGGGAGGCGGACGACAACGGCTTCAACCCCGCATCCTGCGCAGTTGAGATACTGAATGCCGTCTATGCGGAGTTCATAAAGCATAATGTCGAGTTCGCATTTCACATGGGCGATATGACCGACGACGGCAAAGATCCTTTCGCAGTATACAACAGAGCCACGGAAAAATATGACGTTTACGGTCCCGCAGACGCCATGGGCATTGTCGCCCGATATACCCAGCAGCTGTACAACAGAGGAATAGGTTTTTTCCCGCTCAGAGGAAACCACGAGAACTCTGAGATATGCGCCCTTGAGTTCAGAAATTTCTTTCCGCAGACACAGAACGGCATACACAACAGCACAGAGGCGCAAAGAGCCGCATATGCCGTTTTTAATCCGGATGCCAAGCGTCTGCCGGACATAAAACGCACGAGCAAACCCTTCTCTATGGGAACAAATTTTTCATCCCCTTCGGACGACCTGAAAGGGTTTTCATACAGCTTTGACCACAAAAACGTTCGGTTCGTAATTCCGGATATCTTCACCCTGCCCGACGGCACAAAAAGAACCATCCGCAGTCAGCAGGACTGGATAACCGACAGGCTCAAGACCAGAGAGACTGAACACGCAATAGTCCTCACCCATAAAGGACTTCTGACCCAGCGCAACAGGGACTGCATTTTCGGGGCGGAAACCTCAAAAACAACTCCCGGACAGGACGAGTTCATAACCTCGCTGTCACAGAACGGAGTAAGATATCTCATCTGCGGACACGACCACATGTATGACAGAAGCCATGTTTATACCCACGACGGAGGATCCGCAAAGGTCACTCAGATAATTGCAGGTTCTGACAGCTCAAAGTTCTACATTCCCAGAGTGCCCTCCAACGACGAAACCTACAGCGAAGGCAGACGCCAGAAGCTGATAAGTCAGGAACTGTTCGCCATCAGCTATATAATCGTCACGGTGGACGGGGAACACGTTACTTTCGACTACTACTCATCCCCCTGCTACACAGGGGACACCATAGTCAACACCCCGTACCTGAATTTCAGCAGACAGGACACTTTCGGATACAGCCTGAACGGCAGAAATTTTTTAGTGCCATACGGAGCGGAGTATTCCGTAACAGAGCTTACGAGCGCAGGCGGAACTACGGCAAAAATACTCGGCGGCATAAACGGCAACGAAGGCAAAGACCTTTCTGGCCGCAGATTCAACGTTGAGGTCTGCACAGGATTTTATCCGAAGGACGGTGCAACGGCCGGAGACATCCTGACCCTGACGGGGATGGACTACACCCTCGGCAGCGGCTTCACCGATATATTCACCCTATCAATGACCTATGATTCCGGCAGCCCTGTTCTGGCCGGACTGAACGAAAAAGGTCAATGGCAGAACGCTGTGGATTTCAGCTCCGGCGGGGTAGGCCAGTTTATCAGAGGTGCATGGAAACCCGAATATCCTCTGGGCACATATGGAATAGACACATCCTCAAAGACCGTCTGGGCGGTCATCAACACCAACGGCTTTTTCGCTCCCGTCAATTTCTGA
- a CDS encoding GDSL-type esterase/lipase family protein, which produces MRFLLTIFILTISFISYAAPTPPKREFTKPAGYERTAEMYRSYGMNDFGRILMLGDSITHGAYWNELMKRSDVINRGIPGDTTFWMLERLDYVTTGKMEKAFILAGINDISKYQLPASIFGRYTKIIDYLTARGIKPHVQSVIYLGKLNPKYEVYNVRIKELNGMLKEYADKNGYAFIDLNPVLSPDGFLKDEYTYDGTHLTATGYGLWRDILAPYMTDAAAVPAPAETVPAETQPAVPAVPEQTAPAVVPAPAAPAPDKVILPAQ; this is translated from the coding sequence ATGCGTTTTCTGTTAACAATTTTTATACTTACAATATCTTTCATATCCTACGCCGCACCAACACCCCCCAAAAGGGAATTTACAAAACCCGCAGGCTATGAGCGCACAGCGGAGATGTACAGATCATACGGAATGAACGATTTCGGACGCATCCTGATGCTCGGAGACTCCATCACCCATGGAGCCTACTGGAATGAGCTGATGAAGCGCAGCGATGTAATCAACAGAGGAATACCCGGCGACACGACCTTCTGGATGCTTGAGCGTCTGGACTATGTCACCACCGGAAAAATGGAAAAGGCATTTATTCTGGCGGGCATAAACGATATCTCCAAATATCAGCTCCCCGCCTCGATATTCGGCAGATACACGAAAATAATCGACTATCTCACAGCAAGAGGCATCAAGCCCCACGTTCAGTCCGTTATCTATCTGGGCAAGCTGAACCCGAAATATGAGGTTTACAACGTCAGGATAAAAGAACTGAACGGAATGCTGAAAGAATATGCTGACAAGAACGGCTATGCGTTCATCGACCTGAATCCAGTTCTTTCCCCCGACGGCTTTCTGAAAGACGAATACACCTACGACGGCACACACCTTACAGCCACCGGCTACGGTCTCTGGAGAGATATCCTCGCTCCCTACATGACCGATGCTGCCGCTGTGCCTGCTCCTGCGGAAACAGTACCCGCTGAGACCCAGCCCGCAGTTCCGGCAGTGCCTGAGCAGACCGCTCCCGCAGTTGTTCCCGCACCTGCGGCACCTGCCCCCGACAAAGTTATCCTTCCCGCACAGTAA
- a CDS encoding glycerophosphodiester phosphodiesterase family protein: MKIIAHRGASFAAPENTLAAFRLALDEGADGVELDVRLTADKRIIALHDVTTARTSDMLMRADMSFYDQIRACDAGSWKSSKFKGEHVPVLEEVFQMMPASKDIFIEVKCGREIIPYLSELLQEYPGHVESAVVFSFSYDVCVEARKALSGCRVLWIGEFGYNIELHPEMYNRTAKMVTDANLDGFSTRAELLHVSSMRKRLKDLHLNVWTVDSEEDAVSFRDMGVDSLTTNRPDRIIEALF; encoded by the coding sequence ATGAAGATAATAGCGCACAGGGGCGCATCCTTTGCCGCCCCGGAGAACACACTTGCGGCTTTCAGACTGGCTCTGGACGAGGGCGCAGACGGCGTTGAACTGGATGTGCGGCTTACTGCTGACAAGCGCATCATCGCTCTGCACGATGTCACCACTGCCAGAACCTCGGACATGCTTATGCGTGCTGATATGTCCTTTTACGACCAGATAAGGGCATGCGATGCCGGAAGCTGGAAGTCTTCAAAATTCAAAGGCGAACACGTTCCCGTTCTGGAAGAGGTTTTTCAGATGATGCCCGCCAGCAAAGACATTTTTATAGAGGTTAAATGCGGCAGAGAAATAATTCCTTACCTTTCAGAACTTTTACAGGAGTACCCCGGTCATGTAGAGAGTGCGGTGGTGTTCAGTTTCAGCTACGATGTCTGTGTTGAGGCCAGAAAAGCCCTTTCCGGATGCAGAGTGCTCTGGATAGGCGAGTTCGGCTACAACATCGAACTTCACCCTGAGATGTATAACCGCACTGCAAAAATGGTGACTGATGCGAATCTGGACGGTTTTTCCACACGGGCGGAACTGCTTCATGTTTCATCCATGAGAAAAAGGCTCAAAGACCTCCATCTTAACGTCTGGACAGTGGACAGCGAGGAGGATGCGGTCTCTTTCCGTGACATGGGCGTGGACAGTCTGACCACAAACAGACCCGACAGGATAATCGAAGCTCTTTTTTGA
- a CDS encoding 4Fe-4S binding protein: MRNRRFIQAFFLICSVYLGFAFVKFLKAVQAGDFSVVKPGGVEAFLPISAIMALKRFIFTGNWDWIHPAGLSLLLIFILVSFLFRRSFCGYICPVGFFSEVVSLIGRNKGMNRYAGYAVSVIKYAGAGFFLYFIVIKMPVEAITAFLNAPYNFVADAKMLDFFVSPGQGTIIFVIAAIGLTLVFKGFWCKYLCPYGVFLSIFSAVSPLIIKRDKDACVNCMKCTKACPMDIQVHKVNIMMNPDCIGCHDCLAVRHNEKCLQTCKKDIKAKHLSMAVFAVAVVLIIAAMAAGFWESRVAASDYAFWLSKLNQLSH; the protein is encoded by the coding sequence ATGAGAAACAGACGTTTCATTCAGGCTTTTTTCCTTATATGCTCGGTTTATCTGGGTTTTGCGTTCGTAAAGTTCCTTAAAGCGGTTCAGGCCGGGGATTTCAGCGTTGTCAAGCCGGGCGGGGTCGAGGCTTTTCTGCCAATCAGCGCAATCATGGCTCTCAAAAGATTCATATTCACCGGAAACTGGGACTGGATACACCCTGCGGGCTTAAGCCTTCTGCTGATATTCATTCTGGTCAGTTTTCTTTTCCGCCGCTCCTTCTGCGGCTATATCTGCCCTGTGGGGTTCTTTTCCGAGGTTGTTTCTCTAATCGGGCGCAACAAGGGGATGAACCGTTATGCGGGCTATGCGGTATCAGTTATAAAATACGCCGGAGCGGGATTCTTCCTCTATTTTATAGTGATAAAAATGCCTGTGGAGGCAATAACCGCCTTCCTTAACGCGCCCTATAACTTCGTTGCCGATGCAAAAATGCTGGATTTCTTTGTAAGTCCCGGTCAGGGAACGATAATCTTCGTTATCGCCGCCATCGGACTTACTCTGGTGTTCAAGGGGTTCTGGTGTAAATACCTTTGCCCTTACGGAGTTTTCCTTTCAATCTTCTCTGCGGTTTCGCCCCTTATAATCAAAAGGGACAAGGATGCATGCGTGAACTGTATGAAATGTACCAAGGCATGCCCCATGGACATTCAGGTGCACAAGGTGAACATCATGATGAACCCCGACTGCATAGGCTGTCACGACTGCCTTGCGGTTCGCCATAACGAAAAATGTCTGCAGACCTGCAAAAAGGATATCAAGGCGAAGCATCTTTCAATGGCAGTTTTTGCTGTTGCCGTGGTGCTGATAATTGCCGCAATGGCGGCAGGTTTCTGGGAGAGCAGGGTTGCGGCATCGGACTATGCCTTCTGGCTTTCTAAGCTCAATCAGCTGAGCCATTAA
- a CDS encoding GntR family transcriptional regulator: MNQDVFIESKPLREKIADIIRTDIIRGVYRNGERLVEPKLAKTLGISRTPIREALRQLEGEGFIEIVPRRGAVVKELTIKDIDDLYAIKANLEGLAARQATVNLTDDQIEILISINKKFRDYSEKNPGVPDEHHKDNIDFHNVFIAASGNEKLVDILDGMSKNFQRLKSMLMSDAGRAANAVKEHKKIIDAFISRDPDLAEKTVREHINSGWEYLKQRINNR, translated from the coding sequence TTGAATCAGGATGTCTTTATTGAAAGCAAGCCGCTGCGGGAAAAGATTGCCGATATAATTAGAACGGATATTATCAGAGGCGTTTACCGCAACGGTGAAAGATTGGTCGAGCCGAAGCTCGCAAAGACTCTCGGCATATCCAGAACTCCCATAAGAGAAGCTCTCAGACAGCTTGAGGGTGAAGGTTTCATAGAGATCGTACCCAGAAGAGGAGCTGTTGTTAAAGAGCTTACCATCAAAGACATAGACGACCTCTACGCAATAAAGGCAAACCTTGAAGGCCTCGCCGCAAGACAGGCCACAGTTAACCTTACCGATGATCAGATTGAAATACTCATCAGCATTAACAAAAAATTCAGAGACTATTCCGAAAAGAACCCCGGGGTGCCTGACGAACACCATAAAGACAATATTGACTTCCACAACGTTTTCATTGCCGCATCCGGCAACGAAAAACTGGTGGATATCCTTGACGGCATGTCCAAAAACTTCCAGCGGCTTAAAAGCATGCTGATGTCCGATGCGGGCAGGGCGGCAAATGCCGTTAAGGAACATAAAAAGATAATCGACGCCTTCATCTCCAGAGACCCGGATCTGGCGGAAAAAACCGTCCGTGAGCATATCAACAGCGGATGGGAATATCTGAAACAGCGGATAAACAACCGCTGA
- a CDS encoding GntR family transcriptional regulator: protein MAVKDINIDNTPLSEKIASTIRNNIIKGQLKPGERLVEPKLSEMLGISRTPIREALRLLEMEGFIEIIPRRGAVVTTLTAKDIDDIFVIKMKLEPLASKLAVNNLDSHDLDKMRELVKKMDSGTSRAVSQMIHWNYDFHRIFIYKCGNDRLIKMLEGLQQQFKRATVFSFSIEGRTQEVSDEHNDLLKAFEMRDPEKVEKVVEKHVYNGWQFIKEQFNSSQK from the coding sequence GTGGCTGTTAAAGACATAAACATCGACAATACCCCGCTCAGCGAAAAGATAGCTTCCACAATAAGAAACAACATAATCAAAGGGCAGCTTAAACCCGGCGAAAGACTTGTTGAACCGAAACTTTCAGAAATGCTCGGAATCTCCAGAACCCCCATCAGAGAGGCTCTCAGACTCCTTGAAATGGAAGGCTTCATAGAGATTATCCCCCGCAGGGGTGCGGTTGTCACAACATTGACGGCCAAGGATATCGACGATATCTTCGTTATTAAAATGAAGCTTGAGCCGCTGGCTTCCAAGCTGGCTGTGAACAATCTGGACAGTCACGATCTGGACAAGATGCGTGAGCTGGTTAAAAAAATGGACTCCGGCACTTCCCGTGCCGTTTCCCAGATGATCCACTGGAACTACGACTTCCACAGAATATTCATTTATAAATGCGGAAATGACAGGCTTATTAAGATGCTCGAAGGGCTTCAGCAACAGTTTAAACGTGCCACCGTATTCTCTTTCTCCATCGAGGGGAGAACGCAGGAGGTCAGCGATGAACACAACGACCTGCTGAAAGCTTTCGAAATGCGTGACCCGGAAAAGGTTGAGAAAGTTGTTGAAAAGCACGTCTATAACGGATGGCAGTTCATTAAGGAACAGTTCAACTCCTCTCAGAAATAA
- a CDS encoding HD-GYP domain-containing protein, with protein sequence MRKVSVGDLKVGDKVVKLDRNWLETDLLVHKFVIKDNSIIDKLKKHGIGHVFIEMTAEEEAIQDLFTDKAELVIAEHLSRAPNYINLDEVKNGKVIYSESVKVLKTLLDDVKAGKMFSHSAAKNVASNIAEVTVRNKGVLSSIAKLKHHDDYTFLHSMNVSIFASCLASHLGMNKKEIERIAQAGLMHDVGKMLVPDDVLNKPGRLTEQEFSLMKSHVIRGYDFLKGQGVDESMLRMTIEHHERFDGSGYPNGLKDEQLSIEGKIGAVVDIYDAITSDRCYHKGMEPSSALRLMLKWTDSHINRKIFDFFVMNVGIYPVGSLVLMDNNELGVVTKINHSRPTEPIVMIFCDKTGRQKPVYLCDMSKAGINKRRILGPVNPQGIDIPQEVYIFIEKLNELK encoded by the coding sequence ATGAGAAAGGTTTCCGTCGGCGACCTTAAGGTTGGCGATAAGGTTGTCAAACTGGACAGAAACTGGCTCGAAACGGATCTGTTGGTCCATAAGTTTGTCATCAAAGATAACTCCATTATAGATAAACTGAAAAAGCACGGAATCGGCCATGTTTTCATAGAAATGACCGCCGAGGAAGAGGCTATTCAGGATCTTTTCACGGACAAGGCCGAACTGGTCATTGCCGAGCACTTGTCAAGAGCACCAAACTATATCAATCTGGACGAGGTCAAAAACGGCAAGGTGATCTATTCCGAGTCGGTGAAGGTTCTCAAAACCCTTCTGGACGACGTTAAGGCCGGAAAGATGTTCAGCCACTCCGCCGCAAAGAACGTTGCATCAAATATTGCCGAGGTCACTGTCCGCAACAAGGGCGTTCTTTCAAGCATTGCAAAACTCAAACACCATGACGACTATACATTCCTGCACTCGATGAACGTAAGTATTTTTGCATCCTGCCTTGCGTCCCATCTGGGTATGAACAAAAAAGAGATTGAGCGCATCGCTCAGGCGGGGCTTATGCACGACGTGGGCAAGATGCTGGTTCCTGATGATGTTCTGAACAAGCCGGGCAGACTCACAGAACAGGAATTTTCCCTGATGAAATCCCACGTTATACGGGGATATGACTTTTTGAAAGGGCAGGGTGTGGACGAATCCATGCTCAGAATGACCATAGAGCACCACGAGCGCTTTGACGGTTCGGGGTATCCTAACGGACTTAAAGACGAACAGCTCTCAATAGAGGGTAAAATAGGGGCTGTGGTGGACATTTATGATGCCATCACCAGCGACAGATGCTATCACAAGGGGATGGAACCTTCATCCGCCCTCAGGCTGATGCTGAAATGGACAGACAGCCACATAAACCGCAAGATATTCGACTTCTTTGTGATGAACGTCGGAATATATCCGGTCGGCTCGCTGGTTCTGATGGACAACAACGAGCTAGGCGTGGTCACAAAAATAAACCATTCCAGACCCACTGAACCAATCGTTATGATTTTTTGCGACAAAACAGGCAGGCAGAAACCAGTTTATCTGTGCGATATGTCCAAGGCGGGCATAAACAAACGCCGGATACTGGGGCCTGTTAATCCTCAAGGTATTGATATCCCTCAGGAAGTATACATCTTCATCGAAAAGTTGAATGAATTGAAATAA
- the cysS gene encoding cysteine--tRNA ligase — protein sequence MMLNVYNTLTGQKEVFKPISGNRVKIYVCGVTVYDYCHIGHARSATVFDVIRRYLMHKGFEVTFVKNFTDIDDKIIKRSNEQGILWTELTDKFIKEHDADMDALNILRPDHTPKATDYIGGMIKMCETLIEKGFAYESNGDIYYRVQKFEEYGKLSHRKLDDMMAGARIEVNDNKENPFDFVLWKASKPGEPSWESPWGAGRPGWHIECSVMSEDTLGLPFDIHGGGRDLVFPHHENEIAQSEAACGCEFSKYWIHNGFVNVNQEKMSKSLGNFFTIRTVLDEFNPEIVRFFLMTTHYRSSLDFSQDHLLEAERSLDRIYTMLDELNRFNAGKKGTDVSAEAMKVSDIFMEKFEAAMDDDFNTPEVLAALFEAVREFNRLMAAKPEKESFAVLKEACEKVFAVTASVLGIIRYTPTEWFRLNLSISEDELNAYIAQRTEAKKEKDFARADEIRNTLKEKGIELLDTIEGTIYRAKKIRNI from the coding sequence ATGATGCTGAACGTTTATAATACGCTCACCGGACAGAAAGAAGTCTTCAAACCTATCAGCGGGAACAGGGTAAAAATATACGTCTGCGGCGTGACCGTATACGACTATTGCCATATCGGCCATGCCAGAAGCGCAACCGTTTTCGATGTTATCCGCCGCTACCTTATGCACAAAGGTTTTGAGGTCACTTTCGTCAAAAACTTCACCGACATCGACGACAAGATAATCAAACGGAGCAACGAACAGGGAATCCTCTGGACGGAGCTTACGGACAAATTCATAAAAGAGCACGATGCAGATATGGATGCACTGAACATCCTGCGCCCCGACCACACTCCCAAGGCCACTGACTATATCGGCGGCATGATAAAAATGTGCGAAACCCTCATTGAAAAAGGGTTTGCATACGAGTCAAACGGCGACATCTACTACCGTGTGCAGAAGTTTGAGGAATACGGCAAACTCTCCCACCGCAAACTGGACGACATGATGGCCGGAGCACGCATCGAGGTGAACGACAACAAGGAGAATCCTTTCGACTTCGTTCTCTGGAAAGCGTCCAAGCCCGGTGAACCCAGCTGGGAAAGCCCATGGGGAGCCGGACGCCCCGGATGGCACATCGAATGCAGCGTCATGAGCGAGGATACCCTCGGTCTGCCTTTCGACATCCACGGAGGCGGACGTGACCTTGTGTTCCCCCACCACGAAAACGAAATAGCCCAGTCCGAAGCGGCCTGCGGATGCGAGTTTTCAAAATACTGGATACACAACGGCTTTGTTAACGTCAATCAGGAGAAGATGTCAAAATCCCTCGGCAACTTCTTCACCATAAGAACCGTTCTGGACGAGTTCAACCCCGAGATAGTGCGCTTCTTCCTTATGACAACGCACTACAGAAGCTCGCTGGATTTCTCACAGGATCACCTTCTGGAGGCCGAAAGGTCGCTGGACAGAATATACACCATGCTCGATGAACTGAACCGCTTCAACGCCGGAAAAAAGGGAACTGACGTTTCCGCAGAGGCTATGAAGGTTTCGGATATCTTCATGGAAAAATTCGAAGCGGCGATGGACGACGATTTCAATACACCGGAGGTTCTGGCGGCACTCTTTGAGGCCGTTCGTGAGTTCAACAGACTTATGGCCGCTAAACCTGAAAAAGAGAGTTTTGCTGTGCTGAAAGAAGCCTGCGAAAAGGTTTTCGCTGTGACAGCCTCAGTGCTGGGCATAATCAGATATACCCCCACAGAGTGGTTCAGGCTGAACCTCTCCATCAGCGAAGACGAGCTGAATGCATACATCGCCCAGAGGACGGAAGCAAAAAAAGAGAAGGATTTCGCCAGAGCTGACGAGATCCGCAATACCCTGAAAGAAAAGGGCATCGAGCTTCTGGACACCATCGAAGGCACAATTTACAGAGCCAAGAAGATACGGAATATATAA
- a CDS encoding ABC transporter ATP-binding protein, producing the protein MKESIIQLNNLTKHYRAFEGIFKGSSTIIKAVDNISLTIEKGRSLGIVGESGSGKTTLAKIITGIIHQDSGEALYKGRDIRTLGKDYQDYRKNVQMVFQDPYLSLNPKLTVFSSMKDAIIKYSGKKDVRSYCEECLKMVGLESEHLDRYPHEFSGGQRQRLSIARALSLNPEIIVADEPVSSLDVSVQSQILNLMKKLKLENNLTFILISHDLAVVSFLCDDILVMNMGEAVEYGTAAEVLGNPKQEYTKRLIAASKGE; encoded by the coding sequence TTGAAAGAAAGCATCATACAGCTTAACAATTTAACAAAACATTACAGGGCCTTTGAGGGTATCTTCAAAGGCTCTTCTACTATCATCAAGGCCGTGGACAACATCAGCCTGACAATCGAAAAAGGACGCTCACTGGGAATAGTGGGCGAATCGGGAAGCGGAAAGACCACTCTGGCCAAGATAATCACAGGAATTATCCATCAGGATTCAGGCGAAGCTCTTTACAAGGGCAGAGATATCCGCACACTTGGAAAAGACTATCAGGACTACCGTAAAAACGTTCAGATGGTGTTTCAGGATCCATACCTGAGCCTGAACCCCAAACTCACCGTATTTTCGTCCATGAAGGACGCAATAATCAAATACTCAGGCAAAAAGGACGTCAGAAGCTACTGCGAAGAATGCCTGAAAATGGTAGGACTTGAAAGCGAGCATCTGGACAGATATCCCCACGAGTTTTCAGGCGGCCAGAGGCAAAGGCTCTCAATCGCCCGTGCGCTGTCGCTGAACCCTGAGATAATCGTTGCGGACGAACCCGTCAGTTCACTGGACGTTTCCGTTCAGTCACAGATTCTCAACCTGATGAAAAAATTAAAACTTGAAAACAACCTGACCTTTATTCTAATATCACATGACCTTGCCGTGGTCTCCTTCCTGTGCGACGACATTCTTGTAATGAACATGGGAGAGGCTGTGGAATACGGAACTGCCGCAGAGGTTCTGGGCAATCCGAAACAGGAATATACTAAGCGGCTCATTGCCGCCAGCAAGGGTGAATGA